A stretch of the Uranotaenia lowii strain MFRU-FL chromosome 3, ASM2978415v1, whole genome shotgun sequence genome encodes the following:
- the LOC129758765 gene encoding phosphoenolpyruvate carboxykinase [GTP]-like, with translation MPQVIEVYTPLPTTLGCTPKLRGVVAKSSNAIRSVPVVNGDVGQLSPKIRAFVEESVALCQPDRIHIVDGSDKESAALLKVLEAQGTIQPLPKYENCWLARTNPADVARVESKTFICTEKREQAVPTPKDGVKGTLGNWISPEDYESAIRSRFPGCMKGRTMYVVPFSMGPIDSPLAKFGIEITDSAYVVCSMRVMTRMGKEVLEKLSGNSDFIKCLHSVGTPLNGKIAMSSWPCDPERTIILHKPANNEIVSYGSGYGGNSLLGKKCFALRIGSTIAQREGWLAEHMLILGITDPNGVKKYIAAAFPSACGKTNLAMMNPTLPGYKMECVGDDIAWMKFDSKGQLRAINPENGFFGVAPGTSTETNPNAMETVYKNTIFTNVAATSDGGVFWEGMESELAPGVEITDWLGQPWKLGESKTPAAHPNSRFCAPASQCPIIDPAWEDNAGVPISAILFGGRRPEGVPLVYEANSWAHGVFIGSAMRSETTAAAEHKGKMIMNDPFAMRPFFGYNFGHYLDHWLSMEQRAADAGGHTPKIFHVNWFRKDANGKFLWPGFGENCRVLDWILHRIDDRECYAETPIGRIPSPGALSLENLSKPVNEKELFSIPKEFWLKEVEEIKLYYDNQLPSDLPQEIAKELHDLKCRIERL, from the exons ATGCCGCAAGTTATCGAAGTTTACACCCc GCTGCCAACCACGCTTGGTTGCACCCCGAAGTTGCGCGGCGTTGTGGCCAAGTCCAGCAATGCCATCCGTAGCGTGCCGGTGGTCAACGGAGACGTTGGGCAACTGTCGCCCAAAATCCGTGCCTTCGTTGAGGAATCGGTTGCCCTGTGCCAACCGGATCGTATCCATATCGTGGACGGGAGCGACAAGGAGAGTGCCGCCCTGTTGAAGGTACTGGAAGCGCAGGGAACCATCCAACCGCTTCCAAAGTACGAGAACTGCTGGTTGGCCCGTACCAATCCGGCCGATGTTGCTCGTGTGGAATCGAAGACGTTTATCTGCACCGAAAAGCGGGAGCAAGCGGTTCCGACTCCGAAGGATGGCGTCAAGGGTACCTTGGGCAATTGGATTTCTCCCGAGGATTACGAGAGCGCTATCCGGTCTCGTTTTCCGGGTTGCATGAAAGGACGTACCATGTATGTGGTTCCGTTTTCGATGGGTCCGATCGACTCGCCGCTGGCCAAGTTCGGCATTGAAATTACGGACTCGGCCTATGTCGTTTGCTCGATGCGAGTTATGACCCGTATGGGCAAAGAGGTGCTGGAGAAGCTGTCAGGAAATTCGGACTTCATCAAGTGCCTTCATTCAGTTGGTACCCCGCTGAATGGAAAGATCGCAATGTCTTCATGGCCATGTGATCCGGAACGCACCATCATCCTCCACAAACCGGCCAACAATGAGATTGTTTCGTATGGTTCCGGTTACGGCGGAAATTCTTTGTTGGGCAAAAAGTGCTTCGCCCTTCGCATTGGCAGTACGATCGCTCAACGGGAGGGTTGGCTTGCCGAGCACATGCTAATCCTCGGTATCACCGATCCCAATGGTGTCAAGAAGTACATTGCTGCTGCTTTTCCTTCTGCTTGTGGAAAAACTAACCTTGCCATGATGAATCCCACCCTGCCGGGTTACAAAATGGAGTGCGTTGGAGACGATATCGCCTGGATGAAGTTCGATTCCAAGGGTCAATTGCGGGCAATCAACCCTGAGAACGGATTCTTCGGTGTTGCTCCAGGTACATCGACTGAGACCAACCCGAATGCCATGGAGACGGTTTACAAGAACACCATATTCACAAACGTCGCTGCAACTTCCGATGGTGGTGTCTTCTGGGAAGGAATGGAGAGTGAACTCGCTCCGGGAGTTGAAATCACTGACTGGTTGGGTCAACCCTGGAAACTTGGAGAATCCAAAACTCCGGCAGCACATCCGAACTCACGGTTTTGTGCTCCCGCAAGCCAATGTCCGATCATTGATCCCGCCTGGGAAGATAACGCAGGAGTGCCTATTTCGGCCATCCTTTTCGGAGGACGCAGACCCGAGGGTGTCCCACTGGTTTATGAAGCAAATTCGTGGGCCCATGGTGTCTTCATCGGATCGGCCATGCGTAGCGAAACCACTGCAGCTGCCGAACACAagggaaaaatgattatgaacgATCCCTTCGCTATGCGACCCTTCTTTGGATATAACTTTGGCCACTATCTGGACCACTGGCTCAGCATGGAGCAACGTGCTGCCGATGCTGGAGGTCACACGCCGAAGATCTTCCACGTCAACTGGTTCCGAAAGGATGCCAACGGCAAGTTCCTTTGGCCAGGTTTCGGTGAAAATTGCCGGGTTCTGGATTGGATTCTTCATCGTATCGATGATCGTGAATGTTATGCTGAAACGCCTATTGGCCGTATCCCTAGTCCCGGGGCGCTGTCCCTGGAAAACCTGTCGAAGCCAGTCAACGAGAAGGAGCTATTTTCGATACCCAAGGAGTTCTGGTTGAAGGAAGTGGAAGAGATCAAGCTATACTATGACAACCAACTGCCGAGCGATCTGCCGCAGGAAATTGCCAAAGAGCTGCACGACCTCAAGTGCCGCATTGAGCGACTTTAA